A window of the Neofelis nebulosa isolate mNeoNeb1 chromosome 13, mNeoNeb1.pri, whole genome shotgun sequence genome harbors these coding sequences:
- the NKX6-2 gene encoding homeobox protein Nkx-6.2 yields MDANRPGAFVLSSAPLAALHNMAEMKTSLFPYALQGPAGFKAPALGGLGAQLPLGTPHGISDILGRPVGAAGGGLLGGLPRLNGLASSAGVYFGPAAVARGYPKPLAELPGRPPIFWPGVVQGSPWRDPRLAGPAQAGGVLDKDGKKKHSRPTFSGQQIFALEKTFEQTKYLAGPERARLAYSLGMTESQVKVWFQNRRTKWRKRHAAEMASAKKKQDSDAEKLKVGGSDAEDDDEYNRPLDPNSDDEKITRLLKKHKPANLALVSPCGGGAGDAL; encoded by the exons atGGACGCTAACCGCCCGGGCGCGTTCGTGCTGAGCAGCGCGCCCCTGGCCGCGCTGCACAACATGGCCGAGATGAAGACGTCGCTGTTCCCGTACGCGCTGCAGGGCCCGGCCGGCTTCAAGGCGCCCGCGCTGGGCGGCCTGGGCGCGCAGCTGCCGCTCGGCACCCCTCACGGCATCAGCGACATCCTGGGGCGGCCGGTgggcgcggcgggcggcggcCTCCTGGGCGGCCTGCCCCGTCTCAACGGGCTCGCGTCGTCGGCCGGCGTCTACTTCGGGCCCGCGGCCGTGGCGCGCGGCTACCCCAAGCCGCTGGCCGAGCTGCCGGGGCGCCCGCCCATCTTCTGGCCCGGCGTGGTGCAGGGCTCGCCCTGGAGGGACCCGCGCCTGGCCGGCCCGG CCCAGGCCGGCGGGGTCCTGGACAAGGACGGCAAGAAGAAGCACTCGCGGCCGACCTTCTCGGGCCAGCAGATCTTCGCGCTGGAGAAGACCTTCGAGCAGACCAAGTACCTGGCGGGCCCGGAGCGCGCGCGCCTCGCCTACTCCCTGGGCATGACCGAGAGCCAGGTCAAG GTGTGGTTCCAGAACCGTCGGACCAAGTGGCGCAAGCGGCACGCGGCGGAGATGGCGTCGGCCAAGAAGAAGCAGGACTCGGACGCCGAGAAGCTGAAGGTGGGCGGCTCAGACGCGGAGGACGACGACGAGTACAACCGGCCCCTGGACCCCAACTCGGACGACGAGAAGATCACGCGGCTGCTCAAGAAGCACAAACCCGCGAACTTGGCGCTGGTCAGCCCgtgcggcggcggcgcgggggaCGCCTTGTGA